From Campylobacter sp. MIT 12-8780, the proteins below share one genomic window:
- a CDS encoding acetyl-CoA carboxylase subunit A, whose amino-acid sequence MIHKILIANRGEIAVRIIRACRDLHIKNVAIFTEPDRECLHVKIADEAYRIGTDAIRGYLDGKRIVEIAKACGADAIHPGYGFLSENYEFAKECEDAGIIFIGPKSDIIRKMGNKNIARYLMSRNGIPVVPGTEKLNNNTLEEIKNYAERIGYPVILKASGGGGGRGIRVVRKEEELENAFESCKREALSFFNNDEVFMEKYIENPRHIEFQILGDNYGNIIHLCERDCSIQRRHQKVIEIAPCPSISENLRKTIGVTAVAAAKAVGYTNAGTIEFLLDDYNRFYFMEMNTRIQVEHPITEEVTGVDLVVRQIKIASGAILDLQQSDIHPRGYAIEVRITAENVWKNFVPNPGKISEYFPALGPGVRVDSHIYKGYSVPPFYDSLLAKLIVKATSYDQVVNKLERALKEFIIDDVRTTIPFLIAITKIKEFRRGYFDTSFIETHMQELLEKTEDRHQENKEEVIAAIAATLKKIRESR is encoded by the coding sequence ATGATTCATAAAATTTTAATCGCCAATCGTGGAGAAATAGCCGTTAGGATTATCAGAGCGTGTAGGGATTTACACATTAAAAATGTAGCTATTTTTACAGAGCCAGATAGAGAATGTTTGCATGTAAAAATCGCTGATGAAGCTTATAGGATAGGAACTGATGCGATTAGGGGCTATTTGGACGGAAAGAGGATAGTTGAGATCGCTAAGGCGTGCGGTGCTGATGCTATACATCCAGGATATGGTTTTTTGAGTGAAAATTATGAATTTGCTAAAGAGTGCGAGGACGCTGGGATTATCTTCATAGGACCAAAATCAGACATTATTCGCAAAATGGGAAATAAAAATATCGCAAGGTATTTGATGAGTAGAAACGGAATTCCTGTAGTTCCGGGCACTGAAAAGCTCAATAATAACACCTTAGAAGAGATTAAAAACTATGCTGAAAGGATAGGCTATCCTGTGATCTTAAAGGCAAGTGGAGGTGGCGGAGGACGCGGAATTCGTGTCGTGCGTAAGGAAGAAGAGCTTGAAAATGCCTTTGAATCTTGCAAAAGAGAGGCTTTGAGCTTTTTTAATAACGATGAAGTTTTTATGGAAAAATACATAGAAAATCCACGTCACATAGAATTTCAAATTCTAGGCGATAATTATGGCAACATCATTCATCTTTGTGAAAGAGATTGTTCTATACAACGTCGTCATCAAAAGGTTATAGAAATCGCTCCATGTCCTAGTATTAGTGAAAATTTACGCAAAACTATAGGCGTAACAGCCGTAGCAGCAGCTAAAGCAGTGGGCTATACAAATGCTGGAACTATAGAGTTTTTGCTTGATGATTATAACCGCTTTTATTTTATGGAGATGAATACAAGAATACAAGTTGAACACCCTATCACTGAAGAAGTAACCGGCGTTGATCTTGTAGTAAGACAGATTAAGATCGCTTCTGGGGCGATTTTAGACTTACAGCAAAGTGATATACATCCAAGAGGTTATGCTATAGAAGTAAGAATCACAGCTGAAAATGTATGGAAAAATTTTGTGCCAAATCCGGGTAAAATCAGCGAATACTTCCCAGCCTTAGGACCGGGCGTGCGTGTGGATAGTCATATTTACAAAGGCTATAGCGTGCCTCCTTTTTATGATAGTTTGCTTGCAAAGCTTATCGTTAAAGCCACAAGTTATGATCAAGTCGTCAATAAGCTCGAAAGAGCCTTGAAAGAATTTATCATCGATGATGTGCGAACGACTATACCTTTTTTAATCGCTATTACAAAAATCAAAGAATTTAGAAGAGGGTATTTTGATACTTCCTTTATAGAAACACATATGCAAGAGCTTTTAGAAAAGACAGAAGATCGCCATCAAGAAAACAAAGAAGAAGTTATAGCTGCCATTGCTGCAACTTTGAAAAAGATCAGAGAAAGCAGGTAG
- the ftsW gene encoding putative lipid II flippase FtsW produces the protein MLADKQLFYLSCILITIGIVFSYSLSAFVVLYFNYDEFHFFIRQLAFGVSGILIMFFISKLDPDGVYFHRIMIALLLISFLAIIILPFLPNSLATASGGAKRWIRLGAVSISPVEFFKIGLIYFLAWSYTRRIDESKKAIKHEILILLPYVIVALIVIGYIYLTQNDLGQSVISFFLILALAFFAGASKRLFAFGLVIVTLIGFLVIFSNQRRIERIMNWWGNIQDAFLPFFPEWIANALKVSSNSEPYQISHSLNAIAHGGFFGEGLGLGIFKLGFLSEVHTDFVLSGITEEVGLFGLGVVCVLYLLLILRIFRIAGRCENKVHFIFCSGVALLLLFSFFMNAFGIISLTPLKGVAVPLLSYGGSSMWSICIGLGYVLMISKKVKL, from the coding sequence GTGCTTGCAGATAAACAACTATTTTACCTCTCTTGTATCTTAATCACTATAGGCATAGTCTTTTCTTATTCTTTAAGTGCTTTTGTGGTGCTGTATTTTAACTATGATGAATTTCATTTTTTCATTCGTCAGCTTGCCTTTGGGGTAAGTGGAATTTTGATTATGTTTTTTATCTCAAAGCTTGATCCAGACGGAGTTTATTTTCACCGCATAATGATTGCTTTATTACTCATATCTTTCCTAGCTATTATTATCCTGCCTTTTTTGCCTAATTCTTTAGCTACTGCAAGCGGTGGAGCAAAACGTTGGATAAGACTTGGGGCAGTTTCTATTTCACCGGTTGAATTTTTTAAGATAGGTTTGATTTATTTTTTAGCATGGTCTTATACAAGAAGGATTGATGAGAGTAAAAAGGCAATAAAACACGAAATACTCATACTTTTACCCTATGTTATCGTGGCTTTAATCGTTATAGGCTATATTTATCTTACTCAAAATGATCTTGGACAAAGCGTGATTTCTTTTTTCTTAATCCTTGCGCTTGCCTTTTTTGCTGGAGCAAGCAAAAGACTTTTTGCTTTTGGGCTTGTTATCGTTACACTCATTGGTTTTTTGGTAATCTTTAGCAATCAAAGGCGGATTGAACGCATTATGAATTGGTGGGGCAATATCCAAGATGCTTTTTTGCCTTTTTTCCCAGAATGGATTGCAAATGCTTTAAAAGTTAGCTCAAACTCAGAACCTTACCAAATTTCACACTCCTTAAATGCTATAGCACACGGAGGCTTTTTTGGCGAGGGTTTAGGGCTTGGGATATTTAAACTTGGCTTTTTAAGCGAGGTGCATACAGACTTTGTGCTTTCAGGTATTACTGAAGAAGTTGGGCTTTTTGGCTTGGGCGTGGTTTGTGTGCTGTATTTACTGCTAATCTTGCGAATTTTTCGTATAGCTGGACGTTGTGAAAATAAGGTGCATTTTATCTTTTGTTCTGGTGTGGCTTTACTCTTGCTATTTAGCTTTTTTATGAATGCCTTTGGTATTATTTCTTTAACCCCACTTAAAGGTGTGGCTGTGCCTCTTTTAAGCTATGGGGGAAGTTCTATGTGGAGTATTTGTATAGGCTTGGGCTATGTTTTAATGATCTCAAAAAAGGTGAAGTTATGA
- a CDS encoding UDP-N-acetylglucosamine--N-acetylmuramyl-(pentapeptide) pyrophosphoryl-undecaprenol N-acetylglucosamine transferase: protein MKIILTGGGTGGHLNIVACLLESALKKGLECIYIGSESGQDKAWFENEDGFTQKHFLSSKGVVNQKGLGKVKSLTHTLKLALQCKEIIRNEDVKAVFSVGGYSAAPASFGAILSKTPLFIHEQNSKSGSLNKLLKPFSKGFFSAFEPIFCPYPIKACFFEQARIRKELKTIIFLGGSQGASFINALALKLAPKLNEMGIQIIHQAGKLEFEKCQNAYKELGINAEVFAFKPNLEQKMEEADLAISRAGASTLFELSANALPTLFIPYPSASKNHQYFNAKFLFDQNLCQIFTQEQAQNEALLLQSILKLKLELISSKLKAQEYSNGADFMLEYMFKHILR from the coding sequence ATGAAAATAATCCTTACAGGAGGAGGCACAGGCGGACATTTAAACATAGTTGCTTGCTTGCTTGAAAGTGCTTTAAAAAAGGGCTTAGAATGTATTTATATAGGCAGTGAAAGTGGGCAAGATAAAGCTTGGTTTGAAAATGAAGATGGTTTTACGCAAAAGCATTTTTTAAGTAGCAAAGGCGTGGTTAATCAAAAAGGCTTAGGCAAAGTTAAAAGCCTTACGCATACTCTTAAACTTGCTTTACAATGCAAAGAAATCATACGCAATGAAGATGTAAAAGCTGTTTTTAGCGTAGGTGGGTATTCAGCAGCGCCAGCTTCTTTTGGGGCGATTTTAAGCAAAACACCGCTTTTTATACACGAGCAAAACTCAAAAAGTGGGAGTTTAAATAAACTTTTAAAACCTTTTTCAAAAGGCTTTTTTAGTGCCTTTGAGCCTATTTTTTGTCCTTATCCTATAAAAGCTTGCTTTTTTGAACAAGCAAGGATAAGAAAAGAGCTAAAAACCATCATTTTTCTAGGCGGTTCTCAAGGTGCTAGTTTTATCAACGCCCTTGCTTTAAAGCTTGCCCCAAAGCTTAATGAAATGGGCATACAAATCATTCACCAAGCAGGAAAGCTTGAATTTGAAAAATGCCAAAATGCTTATAAGGAGCTGGGGATAAATGCGGAAGTTTTTGCTTTCAAGCCAAATTTAGAACAAAAAATGGAAGAAGCGGATTTAGCCATATCAAGAGCTGGGGCAAGCACACTTTTTGAACTTAGCGCAAATGCTTTGCCTACACTTTTCATACCTTATCCAAGCGCAAGTAAAAATCATCAGTATTTTAACGCGAAATTTTTATTTGATCAAAACTTGTGTCAAATTTTTACCCAAGAGCAAGCACAAAATGAAGCCCTGCTTTTACAATCCATACTCAAATTAAAGCTTGAGCTTATCTCAAGCAAGCTTAAAGCACAAGAGTATAGCAATGGAGCTGATTTTATGCTTGAATATATGTTTAAACATATATTAAGATAA
- a CDS encoding acyl-[ACP]--phospholipid O-acyltransferase — protein sequence MKQMPFLKIYGVIPFLLVGFINAFVDLGHKIIIQNTIYKVYTGDTQLFLTAIVNALMLLPFIMFLSPSGFLADKFPKNLVMKISAFASVILTLIICVAYFIGAFYFAFAMTFLMAVQSALYSPSKYGFIKELVGKDLLTLGNAAIAAISIVAILAGMSVFSLSFELFYQVGTTEPEQVLKDVAPLGFVLVLFACFELFMAFRLPHLKEGDTKAKFDTKAYVRGKLLAQNLGLVFKDQVIWLCIFGVALFWSISQLYLVAFPNYTKSYLGVENTFFVQASMACSGLGVIVGSLIAGRFSKNYIELGFIPLGALGVFLTTLLVPFFENLFIYACIFFVFGLCGAFFTIPLTSLIQFRAKEHDLGKILAGKNFIENIAMLAFLVLATACALLSVRAENLFYFNIVVTFFGACYVVLLLPFSLVRILVSLAFFQRYRLLVEGFDNVPEKGGALLLGNHISFIDWAVVQMAVPRKVYFVMEKSIYAKWYMRIFLDRFGVIPVSSAASKGAMEQVAKHIKEGHLVCIFPEGVLSRHGHLNEFKAGFEVICSQLKENDGIILPFYIKGLWGSSFSRSDEGFSARHRSFAKRNIAIAFGKPMSLHSNKEEVKAKVFDLSFIAWQSQCDNMQTIARAFIDNAKKNLSRVAIVDPLSGSMTYRRFLALALMLSLKIKQNSKLFKIVPKQGEFAPKEECVGIILPASLASSLCNFAVLIASKVVVNLNFTAGVKALNLAVENAGIKQIYTSKKFLEKLESKGVTLSFDESVKIIFMEDIIAEFKAKKVQILSFLALVSLTPSAWIKSAFAYQNNNKFIAAILFSSGSEGTPKGVMLNHRNIMSNIAQISDVLCTKDDDVILSSLPPFHAFGLTVTTFLPFLDSILSVSFPDPTDAVGVAKAVAKNNVSIMCGTSTFLGIYARNKKLDALMFENLRIVVSGAEKLKSEVRTAFEMKFKKNIYEGYGATETTPVASVNLPNKFDPEYWVLHRASKEGSVGMPLPGTAIRIVDPNTLQSLKANEDGLILVGGHQVMVGYLNDKAKTDEVVLELDGIRWYKTGDKGHLDEDGFLYIVDRYSRFAKIGGEMISLGALEEELAKIITNEEIRFVAVALEDEKKGESVVLLLECKQDELEGISEQIKNSNLPAIFKPSKILRVEKIPLLGSGKVDLKGAKELAKEKLS from the coding sequence TGGCGGTGCAATCAGCGCTTTACTCGCCTTCAAAATACGGCTTTATTAAAGAGCTTGTCGGTAAAGACTTACTTACTCTTGGTAATGCTGCTATAGCTGCGATTAGCATAGTAGCAATTTTAGCTGGTATGAGCGTATTTTCTTTGAGTTTTGAGCTGTTTTATCAAGTGGGAACAACTGAGCCTGAGCAGGTTTTAAAAGATGTTGCACCTTTAGGTTTTGTGCTGGTTTTGTTTGCTTGTTTTGAGCTTTTTATGGCGTTTCGTTTGCCACATTTAAAAGAAGGCGATACAAAGGCTAAATTTGATACAAAAGCTTATGTTAGAGGCAAGCTTTTAGCACAAAATTTAGGTTTGGTGTTTAAAGATCAAGTGATTTGGCTGTGTATCTTTGGAGTGGCTTTGTTTTGGTCTATTTCTCAGCTTTATTTAGTAGCTTTTCCAAACTATACAAAAAGTTATTTAGGCGTTGAAAATACCTTTTTTGTGCAAGCGAGTATGGCTTGCTCTGGACTTGGTGTGATTGTAGGCTCTTTAATCGCTGGACGTTTTTCAAAAAACTATATCGAACTTGGCTTTATACCCCTTGGTGCTTTAGGTGTTTTTCTCACTACGCTTTTAGTGCCTTTTTTTGAGAATTTGTTTATTTATGCGTGTATCTTTTTTGTATTTGGGTTGTGTGGGGCGTTTTTTACCATACCTTTAACCTCGCTTATTCAGTTTCGTGCAAAAGAGCATGATCTTGGTAAAATCCTAGCTGGCAAAAACTTCATCGAAAATATAGCTATGCTTGCTTTTCTTGTGCTTGCTACAGCTTGTGCCCTGCTAAGTGTGAGGGCTGAAAATCTTTTTTATTTTAATATCGTCGTTACTTTTTTTGGGGCGTGCTATGTTGTCTTGCTTTTGCCTTTTTCTTTAGTGAGAATTTTAGTCTCCTTGGCATTTTTTCAACGCTATCGTTTGCTTGTTGAGGGCTTTGATAATGTGCCTGAAAAAGGCGGTGCTTTGCTTTTGGGAAATCATATTTCTTTTATTGATTGGGCTGTGGTGCAAATGGCTGTGCCTCGCAAGGTATATTTTGTCATGGAAAAAAGCATTTATGCGAAGTGGTATATGCGAATTTTTCTTGATCGCTTTGGTGTGATACCTGTTTCTTCAGCAGCAAGTAAAGGAGCGATGGAGCAGGTTGCAAAACATATCAAAGAAGGGCATTTGGTTTGTATTTTTCCTGAGGGTGTGCTTTCAAGACATGGACATTTGAATGAATTTAAGGCTGGGTTTGAGGTAATTTGCTCTCAGCTTAAAGAAAATGACGGCATTATCTTGCCTTTTTATATCAAAGGGCTTTGGGGCAGCTCGTTTTCAAGAAGCGATGAGGGCTTTTCAGCAAGACATAGAAGCTTTGCAAAGCGAAATATAGCCATAGCCTTTGGTAAGCCTATGAGCCTTCATTCAAACAAAGAAGAAGTTAAAGCTAAAGTCTTTGATCTTTCTTTCATCGCTTGGCAATCACAATGCGATAATATGCAAACCATAGCTAGGGCTTTTATCGACAATGCAAAGAAAAATCTTTCAAGAGTAGCTATAGTCGATCCTTTAAGTGGAAGTATGACATATCGTCGTTTTTTAGCTCTTGCTTTAATGCTCTCGCTTAAGATTAAGCAAAACTCAAAGCTTTTTAAGATTGTGCCAAAACAAGGTGAGTTTGCACCAAAAGAAGAATGTGTAGGCATAATCTTGCCTGCAAGTTTGGCTAGCTCTTTGTGTAATTTTGCTGTGCTTATCGCTTCAAAGGTGGTTGTAAATTTAAATTTTACAGCTGGAGTTAAGGCTTTAAATTTAGCTGTAGAAAATGCTGGTATAAAGCAAATTTACACTTCTAAAAAATTCCTTGAAAAGCTTGAGAGTAAAGGCGTAACTTTAAGCTTTGATGAGAGTGTGAAAATCATCTTTATGGAAGACATTATCGCTGAGTTTAAGGCTAAAAAGGTGCAAATTCTAAGCTTTTTAGCTCTTGTAAGTCTTACTCCTAGTGCTTGGATCAAATCAGCCTTTGCTTATCAAAACAATAATAAATTTATCGCAGCCATACTCTTTAGCAGCGGAAGTGAAGGCACTCCAAAAGGCGTAATGCTTAATCACCGCAATATCATGAGTAATATCGCTCAAATTTCAGATGTACTTTGCACTAAAGATGATGATGTTATACTTTCATCTTTACCACCATTTCACGCTTTTGGGCTAACGGTTACGACATTTTTGCCATTTTTAGACTCTATCTTAAGTGTAAGCTTTCCTGATCCAACTGATGCAGTTGGTGTGGCTAAGGCTGTAGCGAAAAACAATGTAAGCATAATGTGTGGGACTTCAACCTTTCTTGGAATTTATGCGCGCAATAAAAAGCTTGATGCTTTAATGTTTGAGAATTTGCGTATAGTTGTAAGTGGGGCTGAAAAGCTTAAAAGCGAGGTAAGAACGGCTTTTGAGATGAAATTTAAGAAAAATATCTATGAAGGGTATGGAGCGACTGAAACTACGCCGGTTGCAAGTGTAAATTTACCAAATAAATTTGATCCAGAGTATTGGGTTTTGCACCGCGCTTCTAAGGAAGGAAGTGTGGGTATGCCACTGCCTGGAACTGCCATAAGGATAGTTGATCCAAATACACTTCAAAGCCTTAAAGCAAATGAAGATGGGCTTATCTTAGTAGGCGGACATCAGGTTATGGTTGGCTATCTTAATGATAAGGCAAAGACTGATGAAGTGGTGCTTGAGCTTGATGGAATTCGCTGGTACAAAACAGGCGATAAGGGGCATTTAGATGAAGATGGCTTTTTATATATCGTAGATCGGTATTCTCGTTTTGCTAAGATAGGTGGTGAGATGATCTCGCTTGGTGCACTTGAAGAAGAACTAGCCAAAATCATTACAAATGAAGAAATTCGCTTTGTGGCTGTAGCCTTAGAAGATGAGAAAAAGGGCGAAAGTGTAGTGCTTTTGCTTGAGTGCAAGCAAGATGAACTTGAGGGCATAAGCGAGCAGATTAAAAACTCAAATTTACCGGCTATTTTTAAACCAAGTAAGATACTAAGAGTTGAAAAAATTCCACTTCTTGGCTCTGGTAAAGTTGATCTAAAGGGTGCTAAAGAGTTAGCTAAAGAAAAATTATCTTAA